AAAGTTGGAAAACCTGAAGCTGATTGACGCAGATGCAACTAACAAAACACCAGCTTTACTCTGTACACGTCCTCGAACAAAAGAAAGATTCCTCCGCAACCATGGCTATTTGTAATATGAGCGTTTTGGTTGTTATCTCTGCCCATCGGCACTCAACAACAAATAAAGAGGGCTATCGTGAGTACAAATCGCTTTAACTGCTTCAAATCCAATAAAAAATCAAAAGGTTCCGGAATGAGAACATTCCGGAACCTTTTTGTTTACAAACTGCGGCCTTAATTAAATCAGGCCGCCATTCTTGAATTATTTATCCACCGGTACAACTGCACCTTTGTATTCCTTTAGAATAAAATCTTGAATTTCTTTAGAATGTAATACTTCTACTAGCGTTTTGATTTCTTCTTTATTTTCATCACCTTTGTTAACAGCAATAACGTTAACATATGGTGATTCAGAGTCTTCAATCGCAATTGAATCTTCAAGCGGATTCAATCCAGCGTCAATCGCATAATTGGAGTTGATCAGGACGGCATCGCCTTCGCCGCTCTCATATATTTTAGGAAGCAGGGCCGCTTCATAATCAGCATCGAATTTAAGGTTTTTCTTATTTTCAACGATGTCTTTCGTTGTAGCTGTCGTTTTATCGATGCCTTCTTTTAATGTAATCAGGCCATTTTTTTCTAATAGAGATAACGCACGTCCGTGGTCAGCAACAGAGCTGCTCATAATAATTGTTGCGCCTTCCGGAAGTTTATCAATGCTTTTATATTTTTGTGAATATAGAGCAATCGGCTCGATATGAATTCCGCCAGCATTGACGAAGTCATATCCATTTTCTTTAATTTGCCCTTCCAAATAAGGAATGTGTTGGAAGTAGTTAGCATCCAATTCCTTATCATTCAACGCCTTATTCGGTAAAACATAGTCCTGGAATGTTTCGATTTCCAATTCGATTCCTTTTTCTTTAAGAAGCGGCTTAGCTTCCTCAAGGATTTCAGCATGCGGAACATTGGATGCCCCTACAACTAATTTCTTCGATTCTTTTTCTGTATCACTGCCGCTTTTATCCTTTTCACTTCCACAAGCAGCCAAAGCGATAGATAACACTAAAATTAATGCAAATCCTAAAAACTTTTTCACCCTATTCATCTCCTTTTATCTTTTGTCCAATTTAGATGTAATCACATCTCCAATAATTTGAATTATGAAGACGATAATTAGAATAACGATCGTCGCTACAAGCGTAACGTCATTTTGATTTCTTTGATAGCCGTCCAAATAGGCTAGATTACCAAGTCCGCCTGCGCCGATGACCCCGGCCATTGCGGTATATCCAACCAATGCAATCGATGTTACCGTAATTCCGGAAATAAGGGCAGGCATCGACTCTGGAAGAAGGACCTTCCAAATGATCGTGCTCGTTTTTGCCCCCATAGATTTAGCGGCTTCAATTACACCTTTATCGATTTCACGCAGGCCGATTTCAACCATACGCGCATAGAATGGGGCCGCACCGATAATAAGTGCCGGCAATGCAGCGTTCTCTCCGATCATTGAACCGACAAGTGCCTTAGTGAAAGGAATGAGCAGCACGATCAAAATAAGAAATGGAATGGAACGGAATATATTAACGATAGCACTCATGACCCCGTTGATTACCCGGTTTTCCCACATATTACCCTTCCCTGTCAGGAACAGGATCAATCCTAATATTATGCCTATAAAAAAGGTTGCCACTACAGAGACGCTTGTCATGTAGAGCGTTTCTTTCGTTGCTTCAATAATGTCTTCCCAATCAATATTCGGCAATAATTCTTCAAGCATGAGTAATCACCTCCACGCCTACCTGCTGTGCTTTAATGAATTCGATTGCGCGGAGCATTTCATCCTCTGTGCCATCAAGATGGATAAACAATGTTCCATATGAACCGCTTCTTGTTTGGGATATCTTACCTTGAACGATATTGACATCCAACTCGAAGTTTCGTACAAGTTTGGTGATCAACGGGCTTTCTGCATGATCACCTACAAAGGTCAATTGAATCACTTTGCCTGCAGGATAACGTTCGAGCAAATGGTCCATCGTTTCTTTCGTTTCTTCTGGTTCCGTTACCTGCTGCACGAAACGCTTCGTCATTTGTTCTTTAGGATTCTTGAAAACATCCAGGACAGGACCCTGTTCAACAACTTGCCCGTTTTCCATCACGGCGACGCGATGACAGATTTTACGTATTACATGCATTTCATGTGTTATCAAGACGATCGTCAATCCTAGGCGCTGATTGATGTCAACAAGCAATTCGAGTATGGAGTCGGTAGTCTGCGGATCCAAGGCAGATGTCGCTTCATCACACAGCAGCACTTTAGGGTTATTTGCCAGAGCCCTGGCTATTCCCACCCTTTGCTTTTGCCCTCCGCTTAATTGTGAAGGATAGGCCTTTTCCCTGCCTTCCAGTCCGACTAACTTGATCAATTCGTTCACACGCTTGGTCCGTTCAGTTTTAGAAACTCCTGCAATTTCCAATGGGAAAGAAATATTTTCCTGAACGGTCCTTGACCATAATAGATTGAAATGTTGGAAAATCATGCTGATTTCTTGACGGGCCTTACGGAGCTGAGCCCCTTTAATTTTTGAAATTTCCTTCTCAGCCACCACAACGGATCCCTCTGTAGGAGTTTCCAATCCATTGAGCATTCTGATCAAAGTACTTTTCCCCGCTCCACTGTATCCGATGATACCGAAAATCTCACCTTTATTTATTTCAACATTCACATTATTTACAGCCTTGATCGTCTCACTGTTTCCTTTTCCTGTTCGGAACAGCTTACTGACTTTCGTCAATGTAATCATTAATCCTCACCTCTTTTATCCAATAAAACCTATGAACTTAGTTGATTTCTCTACATTATTAGTCTGTTTCTCATATCATGCACATGTTTTCCCCATTAAAACAGAAAAAACCTTTCTGCATGAGCAGAAAGGCAGGTGAAGAAACAGGCCTTTCTCTCATCTTCCAAAGTAATTAAACTTTGTGTGAATTGGCACCTTTCCAAGGAAATCTCCTTGTCGGTTGCCGGGTTTCATCGGGCACATCCCTCCACCTCTCTTGATAAGAGCTAATATATAGAATATTTGTACATCATTAAGTTCTTTAGTATGGAGAAATTTTATCATAGATAAAAAAGGAGCGCAATGTATATTATTTCTAGTTCAAGAATGAACAGGAACTTTGGTTAAAGCGTTTTGGAAGTCAAGGAAACGATATTCGTCGCATTTTCAATTGCCTGCTCCAAATCTTCTATTAAGTCGTCTACATTTTCAATCCCGATGGATAAACGGACTTGATCGGCGCGCACACCCGCTTTCGCAAGACCCGCCTCATTCAATTGTTGATGGGTCGTACTGGCTGGGTGGATGATCAAGCTCTTCGCATCCCCTACATTCGCCACATGGGACCATAATTCCACCGAATTGATAAGTTTTGCCCCAGCTTCGCGATTACCTTGTATTCCAAACGTCACGACAGATCCGGCTCCCTTAGGTAAATATTTATCTGCAAGGGCTTTATCGGGATGATCCTCATCACCAGGATGCGAAACCCAAGTCACGGCAGGATGGTTTTTTAAATATTTAATGACAGACTTGGTGTTTGATAGATGCTCTTTCATCCTTACATGCAGCGTTTCAAGTCCAAGCGTAAACTGGAATGCACTTTGGGCACTTAGCGCAGGGCCTAAGTCTCGAAGTAACTGAACTCGGGCTTTCGTTATGAATGCGGCAGGTCCTACTGCCTCGGCGTATACAAGACCGTCGTAGCTTGGGTCAGGCTCCGTGAAGCCAGGGTAGTTTGGCGAGTTCCAATCGAACTTCCCTCCATCCACGATGACACCGCCTAGTGTCGTTCCATTTCCCAGAAGCCATTTTGTAGCGGAATGGATGACGATGTCCGCGCCAAAATCAATTGGTCTGCAAAGATACGGTGTCGCAAAGGTATTATCAATGATTAAAGGTATGCCGGCTTCATGGGCGATTTTCGCTACCGCTTCAATGTCAAGCACCCTCAAACTTGGATTACCGATCGTTTCGGCAAAAATGGCTTTAGTTCTTGGCGTAATCGCCCTTTTGAAATTTTCAGGGTCATCGGGAGAAACGAACTTCACTTTGATCCCATACTTGGGAAGAGTATTTTCAAAAAGGTTATACGTACCGCCATATAATGTAGAGGCTGAAACAATCTCGTCACCTGCAGCGGCAATGTTCAGGATTGAAAGTGAGATGGCAGCCATTCCGCTTGCTGTTGCCAACCCGCCGATACCGCCTTCCAATAAGGCCATTCTTTCCTCAAAAACGCTGACCGTGGGATTATGAAGCCGTGTATATATATAGCCATTCTCCTTTAGGCCAAATAAATTCGCTGCATGGTCGGTGTCTTTGAACAAGTATGCATTGCTTTGGTAAATAGGAACTGCACGTGCACCTGTTTCATCAGCTTGCAGACCGCCATGAACACTCAATGTTTCGAAACGCAACTTTTTCCCTGACATATGATTTCACCTTTTTCTATGGATTTAGTTGGAATTATATGATATCTGGCCTTTTATAAACAAAAAAACCACTTCAACAAGAAGAGGTCTCAAGAACACACCTCATCTACCAGAGCCAACACTCTGCTGGAATTAGCACCGTATATAAAATTTATACCGGTTGCCGGGCTTCGTCGGGCCAGTCCCTCCGCCACTCTTGATAAGAACTATTAAATTCTGCCATTACTTAATTCAAAATATAGCATTTTAGAATAAATCAGTCAATAAATTATTAGAATATTCTTTATTTAATTCCGATCTCGCATTCGAATGTCCGCAACAAAGAAACCAACCACGGTTCTGATTGGTTTCTTAGCTGATTTCCTTAAGCAATCCGTACAAATAAGGAACGGATTGAAAGGCATATATTTTTTTGTGCAGCTTTCCTTTTTTGAAAAGCAATAAACAAGGCACACTTTCGATTTCATATGATTCGGCAATTGCATGGACATAGTTCATATTCATTTTGCCTGCCTTCAATTCCGGAAACAGCTCCAAGGATATCGTCAGCATCTTGGATGCAACCTGACAAGTGCCGCATAAAGGCGTATATAAATATAAGCAAAAGGTTTCCCCATTTTCAACAGCAAGCTTACACTCTTCTTCTTTCCATTCCTGCATCAATTAGTCGTTCACCCTTTGACTTAAAAATTTCATTTTCACATTCATATTGGCAGATAGTAGCACAGTTGCGATATGATGTTCGGGTGAGCTTTCCACTTCTTTGTACATTTTATTAATATACAGGTGGTTCGCTTCCGGCATTTCCCTTCGGAACTGCTTCCGCAGCTTTTCTCCTGATTCATCTGCGTCAAAAAGGAGATAAACATCACGATCCATCAATTCATCCACTAATTCATCCAGCTTAGTTAATGATATGGTCCCATTCGTACATCTTATTTCCACATCTTCATTTAAAACGGAGGCAACTTTTCTTCTATCGGAACTGCCTTCTACAATGATCACTTTATCGAATTCGCCCCACTCCATGTCATCACTCCATCTCACGAATTATGTGCGCAACTGCCACTGTACAAAATGAAAAAGAGAGCAGGCCTTTTCAGTCCCCCCTCTCCTTCTATTTAACCGTTGATTAAACTCTCATACTCTTCAGCGCTCATCAAGTTTTCAATATCACTGCTATTAGATGGTTCAAGCACGACCATCCATGCCTTTTCATAAGGAGACTCATTTACATATTCAGGGTTGTCACTTAAATCTTCGTTTACTTCAACAACCTTGCCACTGATAGGTGCATAAAGCTCAGAAACGGTCTTAACGGATTCAACACTTCCAAATGGTTCGTTCGCTTTCAATTCATCGCCGATTTCCGGAAGCTCAACGAATACGATGTCCCCAAGCTCGGACTGTGCGAAAGCTGTAATCCCAATGCGCACTGTTCCATCTTCCGTTTTGACCCATTCATGTTCTTTAGTGTAACGAAGTTCTTTTGGTGTTGTTGTCATTATTAACCCTCCATATGTACATCTTATTTTATCTATTACATTATAAGGTAGATTGTTCGTTTAAGTAAGGAATTAACCAAATATTTTGTGAAATTTCAGTTCCAAACCTGTTCGAATTGCTCTTCTTTGAAACCTACCGTCACTTTGTTGCCATCTGTAACAATCGGCCTTTTCAGAAGCATGCCATCCGTGGACAATATATCAAGCATTTCTGCTTCAGAAGCTTCTTTCAGCTTATCCTTTAAGCCCAGCTCCCGATATTTTTGACCGCTAGTATTGAAAAACTTCTTCAATTCCAAATTGCTGATTTTATATAGTTGTTCAATTTCTGTTCGCGAAGGCGGATTTTCCGCTATATGGATCGCTTCATATTGCAGTTCATGATTATCCAGCCACTTCTTCGCGTTACGGCATGTGCCGCATTTTGGGTACCAATATAATGTTAAGCCCATCATTTCACCACCTATCAATAGAATACCCGTTTTCAGCAAGCAATACAACGAAATATCTTTTGAATTTCCAATGCGATTTCATCAAAGTAAATAAAAGGGAATGCCTTAACAGGCATTCCCTTTACAGATTCTGATTCATTGCTTACAGAGCATATTTTTCCGCTTCGATTACCTTGACGGAAGCTTCACGTTTTTTCGCAATGACATTGATCGGATTGTGTCTTGTCAGCTTGCGGAGCGACGAAAGCATGATGCGAAGAGTATCGCCTGTTTCCACAGCAATTAACGTTTCTTTTGCATGCTGTTCTATTTCATTGAAAGCTTCCTGAACGAAGATTTCAGTGTAAAGCACTTTTTGTTTGTTCTTCTCCAGGCCTGTAGATGCAATGGCTTTCTCCGTACGCAATACCACGGATTCAGCTGCATAGGCAAGGGATGCGATATCAGCAATGTTAGAGAGGATTTCTTGTTCTTGATCAAGAGTTTTGCCGTATTTTTGTGCCGCTAGGCCAGCTGCCAAAATACCGATTTTCTTAGCGTTCCTAACAAGCATTTTTTCTTGTGCCAGTGGCTCATCGCCAGGTTCTTCCGGCATCATCATCATTAATTCCTCTTGCAGGCCTTGAGCTTTTTGAAGAAGCGGCAATTCCCCTTTAAGTGCTTTCTTCAGGAAAGTTCCCGGGACAAGCAATCGGTTGATTTCATTTGTACCTTCAAAGATCCGGTTAATACGTGAATCGCGATATGCTTTTTCAATTTCATACTCCTGCATGAAACCATAGCCGCCATGAAGCTGTACACCTTCGTCCGTAACATAATCCAATACTTCGGAAGCGAAGAATTTATTCAATGAACACTCAATGGCATATTCAGCAACTGCAGCCGCCATTGATTTTCCATCTTTCACTTGCTCATCCGTCAATTTGCTTTGTCTTTGATCATAAAGGCCAACGGTGCGATATACAGAGCTTTCTGCTGCATAAATTTTAGCTGCCATTGTTGCAAGTTTTTCTTTCGTCAAGTTAAAATCGGAAATTTTCGTTTTGAACTGTTGACGTTGATTCGTATAAGCAGCTGTAATT
The DNA window shown above is from Peribacillus sp. FSL P2-0133 and carries:
- a CDS encoding MetQ/NlpA family ABC transporter substrate-binding protein gives rise to the protein MKKFLGFALILVLSIALAACGSEKDKSGSDTEKESKKLVVGASNVPHAEILEEAKPLLKEKGIELEIETFQDYVLPNKALNDKELDANYFQHIPYLEGQIKENGYDFVNAGGIHIEPIALYSQKYKSIDKLPEGATIIMSSSVADHGRALSLLEKNGLITLKEGIDKTTATTKDIVENKKNLKFDADYEAALLPKIYESGEGDAVLINSNYAIDAGLNPLEDSIAIEDSESPYVNVIAVNKGDENKEEIKTLVEVLHSKEIQDFILKEYKGAVVPVDK
- a CDS encoding methionine ABC transporter permease, which codes for MLEELLPNIDWEDIIEATKETLYMTSVSVVATFFIGIILGLILFLTGKGNMWENRVINGVMSAIVNIFRSIPFLILIVLLIPFTKALVGSMIGENAALPALIIGAAPFYARMVEIGLREIDKGVIEAAKSMGAKTSTIIWKVLLPESMPALISGITVTSIALVGYTAMAGVIGAGGLGNLAYLDGYQRNQNDVTLVATIVILIIVFIIQIIGDVITSKLDKR
- a CDS encoding methionine ABC transporter ATP-binding protein is translated as MITLTKVSKLFRTGKGNSETIKAVNNVNVEINKGEIFGIIGYSGAGKSTLIRMLNGLETPTEGSVVVAEKEISKIKGAQLRKARQEISMIFQHFNLLWSRTVQENISFPLEIAGVSKTERTKRVNELIKLVGLEGREKAYPSQLSGGQKQRVGIARALANNPKVLLCDEATSALDPQTTDSILELLVDINQRLGLTIVLITHEMHVIRKICHRVAVMENGQVVEQGPVLDVFKNPKEQMTKRFVQQVTEPEETKETMDHLLERYPAGKVIQLTFVGDHAESPLITKLVRNFELDVNIVQGKISQTRSGSYGTLFIHLDGTEDEMLRAIEFIKAQQVGVEVITHA
- a CDS encoding O-acetylhomoserine aminocarboxypropyltransferase/cysteine synthase family protein — translated: MSGKKLRFETLSVHGGLQADETGARAVPIYQSNAYLFKDTDHAANLFGLKENGYIYTRLHNPTVSVFEERMALLEGGIGGLATASGMAAISLSILNIAAAGDEIVSASTLYGGTYNLFENTLPKYGIKVKFVSPDDPENFKRAITPRTKAIFAETIGNPSLRVLDIEAVAKIAHEAGIPLIIDNTFATPYLCRPIDFGADIVIHSATKWLLGNGTTLGGVIVDGGKFDWNSPNYPGFTEPDPSYDGLVYAEAVGPAAFITKARVQLLRDLGPALSAQSAFQFTLGLETLHVRMKEHLSNTKSVIKYLKNHPAVTWVSHPGDEDHPDKALADKYLPKGAGSVVTFGIQGNREAGAKLINSVELWSHVANVGDAKSLIIHPASTTHQQLNEAGLAKAGVRADQVRLSIGIENVDDLIEDLEQAIENATNIVSLTSKTL
- a CDS encoding thioredoxin family protein: MQEWKEEECKLAVENGETFCLYLYTPLCGTCQVASKMLTISLELFPELKAGKMNMNYVHAIAESYEIESVPCLLLFKKGKLHKKIYAFQSVPYLYGLLKEIS
- a CDS encoding toprim domain-containing protein, with translation MEWGEFDKVIIVEGSSDRRKVASVLNEDVEIRCTNGTISLTKLDELVDELMDRDVYLLFDADESGEKLRKQFRREMPEANHLYINKMYKEVESSPEHHIATVLLSANMNVKMKFLSQRVND
- the gcvH gene encoding glycine cleavage system protein GcvH, whose product is MTTTPKELRYTKEHEWVKTEDGTVRIGITAFAQSELGDIVFVELPEIGDELKANEPFGSVESVKTVSELYAPISGKVVEVNEDLSDNPEYVNESPYEKAWMVVLEPSNSSDIENLMSAEEYESLING
- a CDS encoding arsenate reductase family protein — its product is MGLTLYWYPKCGTCRNAKKWLDNHELQYEAIHIAENPPSRTEIEQLYKISNLELKKFFNTSGQKYRELGLKDKLKEASEAEMLDILSTDGMLLKRPIVTDGNKVTVGFKEEQFEQVWN
- a CDS encoding acyl-CoA dehydrogenase family protein — encoded protein: MSNQTTGSLIKGGAFLVEDITYDQVFTPEDYSDEHKMIAKTAEDFVVNEILPQVEHLENHEFDRSVKLLKHAGEIGLLGADVPEEYSGLGLDKISSALITEKMALAGGFGITHGAHVGIGSLPIVLFGNEEQKKKYLPLLATGEKIAAYALTEPSSGSDALGAKTTAKLNPEGTHYILNGEKQWITNAGFADVFCVYAKIDGEQFSAFIVERDYKGVSTGAEEKKMGIKSSSTRTLILEDVHVPVENLLGVAGKGHVIAFNILNIGRYKLGVGAVGGSKRALEITAAYTNQRQQFKTKISDFNLTKEKLATMAAKIYAAESSVYRTVGLYDQRQSKLTDEQVKDGKSMAAAVAEYAIECSLNKFFASEVLDYVTDEGVQLHGGYGFMQEYEIEKAYRDSRINRIFEGTNEINRLLVPGTFLKKALKGELPLLQKAQGLQEELMMMMPEEPGDEPLAQEKMLVRNAKKIGILAAGLAAQKYGKTLDQEQEILSNIADIASLAYAAESVVLRTEKAIASTGLEKNKQKVLYTEIFVQEAFNEIEQHAKETLIAVETGDTLRIMLSSLRKLTRHNPINVIAKKREASVKVIEAEKYAL